DNA from bacterium:
GTCTCCCGAGAGGTGCCCAACTCAGAAGCCAACCTGGCAATATCAAGTTTTGAGCCTACGCGAGCAATTAACAAAAGCAATAAGTCCCTGAATAACTGCACTTCTCTAAACTTAGCAAGGTTCTGCACATCTTTTTCAAAATAGGATTTAAGGATATCATGAAGATGCATCTTCTTCCTGGTAATATCTTCCTCCAGAACTACCTGTGGGAAACCTCCGTAATTAAGATATTCTTCATAAGCCCCCTTTAACCTCTGATATCGAATAAAATTTTTATACCTATCTCTTTGGATTAAATCTACAAAAGATTCTTTTTCTATACCTTTAAATGTCAAAAATTCCTCAAAATCCAAAGGACGGAGATTAAAGACAAACTTTCTACCCGCTAAGCTTTCTGGAAAAAGATTCTTTAGATAAAAACTACTTGAGCCAGTAAGGAAGAATTTAAAACCAACATGGTCATAAAGATACTTGACTACCTTTACAATGCTGGGCATAGCCTGAATCTCATCAAGAAAGATATAAGCCTTTTCCGCTGAAGTGATACCATATTCCTTTAAGTTTAGAACGATGTTGTTATAATCTATTTCCTCAAATATCTTTTGCACAATTGGATTTTCCAGGTCAAAAAAGGCTTTGTTTTTGCTTTCAATACTATTAAATATGGATTGATAGAGGGTTGTTTTACCTACCCGGCGCATACCAGTAAGCACAATAATCTCGGGTGAAAAGACATATTTTATTAATTCCTTTTGTATCTTTCTTGGGAATATCATAAGTCATAGTCTACACAAATAATAACAATTTGTCAAGTATTATTTGACAGAAGATGTGATTCAGACAATAGACTATAGACATCAGACCTCAGACTAAAGTGGGCAGAAATTGCAGAAGAATGAAGGCTTGGGAGACTTGCCTATACTTCTGTAGGTAAAAATTAGGGAAAAATGCAGGGAGTGAAGTTTTGAGGATGGTTTCCCAAAAGTCACTAATTTCCTGCATAAATAGAGTCTAT
Protein-coding regions in this window:
- a CDS encoding ATP-binding protein — protein: MIFPRKIQKELIKYVFSPEIIVLTGMRRVGKTTLYQSIFNSIESKNKAFFDLENPIVQKIFEEIDYNNIVLNLKEYGITSAEKAYIFLDEIQAMPSIVKVVKYLYDHVGFKFFLTGSSSFYLKNLFPESLAGRKFVFNLRPLDFEEFLTFKGIEKESFVDLIQRDRYKNFIRYQRLKGAYEEYLNYGGFPQVVLEEDITRKKMHLHDILKSYFEKDVQNLAKFREVQLFRDLLLLLIARVGSKLDIARLASELGTSRETIYSYLSFLQDTFFITLVPPFTGSMDKLVSKAKKGYFCDTGIVSEFAKVSDGALCENAVFNALSQFNNIHYYQRRSGREIDFILDSRIGIEVKLKGIPGDFERLKTISTTIGLPECYVVSKEFVDYEGIISVVDL